From one Nitrosopumilus sp. genomic stretch:
- a CDS encoding glutamate--tRNA ligase codes for MDEELKKEIRKMSLQNAFEHGGKTQDKIILGKILGTKPEYRNKVKEISKDISEIVSTINQLSSEEQEKEIRECFPEILQPKEKIEEREGLPELKDAVQGKVVTRFPPEPNGYPHIGHAKAAIINSEYAKMYGGKFILRMDDTNPEAERMEYHAAIKVGLEWLGIKFDKVKNTSDDMEIFYEKCRELINSGKAYVCTCKREDISRNRRERKSCKCSMNDIDKNNQNWGKMNSKYKAGEAIVRFRGDMKADNAVMRDPVLFRIIDEKHYTLGEKFRIWPSYDMAVAIEDSIDGVTHAFRSKEFELRKELIDEILDALNMRKPHQGFFSRLEFKGMPISKRIIKPLIEEGKVSWYDDPRLPTLEALRRRGIKPEAIRKFIMSLGLTKANTLAPFDSLEAFNRKFVDAESIRLFMVSDAKKLLVKNLSISYVEIPNHPVNDMGKRKIEIDENFYVSGEDGNNFKEGDLIRLLGVGNIMIKKIGSEFEGELVDVQNAKDIPKIQWVPQKTAHGIKMIIPKALFIGDEFNEESLEELDVYTEPHYLQLKEGEEIQFVRFGYCRKDSQNQAIFTHK; via the coding sequence ATGGATGAAGAATTAAAAAAAGAAATTAGGAAAATGTCACTTCAAAATGCATTTGAACATGGAGGGAAAACTCAAGATAAAATAATTTTAGGAAAAATTCTCGGCACAAAACCAGAATATCGAAACAAGGTAAAAGAAATTTCAAAAGATATTTCCGAAATTGTCAGCACAATAAATCAATTATCATCTGAAGAGCAAGAAAAAGAGATTCGAGAATGTTTTCCAGAAATTTTACAACCTAAGGAAAAAATTGAGGAAAGGGAGGGACTTCCAGAATTAAAAGATGCTGTACAGGGAAAAGTTGTCACAAGATTTCCTCCAGAACCTAATGGATATCCTCACATAGGACATGCAAAAGCCGCTATAATAAATTCAGAATATGCAAAGATGTATGGCGGAAAATTTATTCTAAGAATGGATGATACAAATCCTGAAGCGGAACGTATGGAATATCATGCTGCCATTAAAGTTGGATTAGAATGGTTGGGAATAAAATTTGACAAGGTGAAGAATACTTCAGACGATATGGAGATATTTTACGAAAAATGTAGAGAATTGATTAATTCTGGAAAGGCGTATGTTTGTACTTGTAAAAGAGAAGATATCAGCAGGAACAGAAGAGAAAGAAAATCCTGTAAATGCAGTATGAATGACATTGATAAAAACAATCAAAATTGGGGAAAAATGAATTCAAAATACAAAGCGGGAGAGGCAATTGTTAGATTTCGGGGAGATATGAAAGCAGACAATGCAGTAATGAGAGATCCTGTATTATTCAGAATAATTGATGAGAAGCATTACACGTTGGGAGAAAAATTTAGAATTTGGCCCAGTTATGATATGGCAGTAGCAATTGAAGATAGCATTGATGGAGTAACACATGCCTTTCGTTCAAAAGAATTTGAACTTAGAAAAGAATTGATTGATGAAATTTTAGATGCGCTAAACATGCGTAAACCACACCAAGGGTTTTTCTCAAGATTAGAATTCAAAGGAATGCCAATTTCAAAAAGAATCATCAAACCATTGATTGAGGAAGGAAAGGTTTCATGGTATGATGATCCAAGATTGCCCACTCTTGAAGCGCTTAGAAGAAGGGGAATAAAACCTGAGGCGATTAGAAAATTCATCATGTCGTTAGGTCTAACTAAAGCAAATACTCTTGCACCATTTGATTCTCTTGAAGCATTTAATCGAAAATTTGTGGATGCAGAAAGTATCAGATTATTCATGGTTAGTGATGCAAAAAAACTCCTAGTCAAAAATTTGTCAATTTCATATGTGGAAATTCCAAATCATCCAGTTAATGATATGGGAAAAAGAAAAATTGAGATTGATGAAAACTTTTACGTTTCTGGAGAAGATGGTAATAATTTCAAAGAAGGAGATCTGATCAGACTTTTAGGTGTTGGAAACATTATGATTAAAAAAATTGGTTCAGAATTCGAAGGAGAATTAGTTGATGTTCAGAATGCAAAAGACATTCCAAAAATACAATGGGTTCCTCAAAAAACTGCTCATGGAATAAAGATGATCATTCCAAAAGCATTATTCATAGGAGATGAATTTAATGAAGAGAGCTTAGAAGAATTAGATGTGTATACAGAACCGCATTATCTACAATTAAAAGAAGGTGAAGAAATTCAATTTGTTAGATTTGGATATTGTAGAAAAGATTCACAAAATCAGGCAATTTTCACACACAAGTGA
- a CDS encoding fumarylacetoacetate hydrolase family protein, with product MKIARLLYENNETYGFVNGDNVATKDEITYLTGVPIPQNVKDFLFDGWYDEIKNKINDLPYAENISKYKLLPPIPNPNKIICLAFNYVDHALEQGLEAPEDPAIVIKPRTTLNSTESDIVCPDFVKQLDYEVELALIIGKNCKNISVKDASSAIFGYMIFNDVSARDIQFKDKQFTRGKSFDSFAPCGPWITTVDEIKDVQNLKLTTKVNGELRQDSSTNNMFIKIPEIISKISQVMTLEKGDIISTGTPAGVMLNKPNAVFLKDGDKVEMEIEGLGILSNTIKFVKSN from the coding sequence ATGAAAATAGCGCGATTGTTATATGAGAATAATGAAACATACGGTTTTGTAAATGGAGACAATGTAGCTACAAAAGATGAGATCACATACCTTACAGGAGTTCCAATTCCACAAAATGTTAAAGATTTTCTTTTTGACGGATGGTATGATGAAATTAAAAATAAAATTAATGATTTACCATATGCAGAAAATATTTCAAAATACAAATTATTGCCTCCAATTCCAAATCCAAATAAGATTATCTGTTTAGCATTCAATTATGTAGATCACGCATTAGAACAAGGATTGGAAGCACCAGAAGATCCTGCCATCGTGATAAAGCCAAGAACTACACTTAACAGCACAGAATCGGACATCGTATGCCCAGATTTTGTTAAACAATTAGACTACGAAGTAGAATTAGCCCTAATAATTGGAAAAAACTGTAAAAATATCAGCGTAAAAGATGCATCAAGTGCTATTTTTGGATACATGATATTCAACGATGTATCAGCAAGAGACATTCAATTCAAAGATAAGCAATTCACAAGAGGAAAAAGTTTTGATTCATTTGCTCCTTGTGGACCATGGATCACAACAGTAGATGAAATTAAGGATGTACAAAATCTAAAACTAACAACAAAGGTAAATGGAGAATTAAGACAAGACTCTTCTACAAACAACATGTTCATAAAAATTCCAGAAATTATTTCAAAAATATCTCAGGTGATGACTTTGGAAAAGGGAGATATAATTTCTACAGGTACTCCAGCTGGAGTAATGTTAAACAAACCAAATGCGGTATTTTTAAAAGATGGTGATAAAGTAGAGATGGAAATAGAAGGTCTTGGAATTTTAAGTAACACAATAAAGTTTGTAAAATCAAATTAA
- a CDS encoding GNAT family N-acetyltransferase, with amino-acid sequence MAKMMIREATIGDKIPILKFCQNTFSWGDYIEQVWDFWLSEGNLFVFEKQFPVGICHAFYFKDQIWIEGIRIDPDHRRQKIASKLVMHAEIVGKAKNASFSYMLIDIQNSSSLKMAHSLDYEIFQTWNFFSLLPKHNLNHKIQFEKSLNLKRYNHYVKSWRWLPLDDSTLSKFYDEKKIIKSTSLENDSIAILADSEHFTKTLIVTLFSGSENSVLELISFLQNYAMEKKYERIQILTQEYLPTFDTLEHKISFYLMKKCLV; translated from the coding sequence ATGGCAAAAATGATGATCCGAGAGGCAACAATAGGTGATAAAATTCCAATTTTAAAATTTTGTCAAAATACTTTTTCTTGGGGTGACTATATAGAACAAGTTTGGGATTTTTGGCTATCTGAAGGAAATCTTTTCGTATTTGAAAAACAATTCCCAGTTGGAATTTGTCACGCATTTTATTTCAAAGATCAAATTTGGATTGAAGGTATTCGAATTGATCCTGATCATCGTAGACAAAAAATAGCCTCTAAACTAGTAATGCATGCTGAAATTGTAGGTAAGGCAAAGAATGCTTCTTTTTCATATATGTTAATAGACATTCAAAATTCTTCATCATTGAAAATGGCGCATTCTTTAGATTATGAAATATTTCAAACATGGAATTTTTTTTCACTGTTGCCAAAACATAATCTGAATCATAAAATACAATTTGAAAAATCACTTAACTTAAAACGTTATAATCATTATGTAAAATCTTGGAGATGGCTTCCTTTGGATGATTCCACTCTTTCTAAATTTTATGATGAGAAAAAAATTATCAAATCCACAAGCCTTGAAAATGATTCAATTGCTATTCTTGCTGATTCTGAACATTTCACTAAAACCTTGATTGTTACATTATTTTCAGGTTCAGAAAACTCTGTTCTAGAATTAATTTCATTTTTACAAAACTATGCAATGGAAAAAAAATATGAACGAATACAAATTTTAACACAAGAGTATTTGCCAACATTTGATACACTAGAACATAAAATTTCGTTTTATTTGATGAAAAAATGTTTGGTTTAA
- a CDS encoding non-heme iron oxygenase ferredoxin subunit — protein sequence MGKIIAGKTSDIPPGKMIKVSIDGRDILVANIDGEYCATDDSCTHSGSSLSEGKLEEGIITCGWHAAQFDCKTGKLVKFPAKIRDLTSYNVIVESDSVFVEM from the coding sequence ATGGGAAAAATAATTGCTGGAAAAACATCAGATATTCCTCCTGGAAAAATGATTAAAGTTTCCATCGATGGAAGAGATATACTAGTTGCAAATATTGATGGAGAATATTGTGCTACAGATGATTCTTGCACTCATTCAGGTTCTAGTTTATCCGAAGGAAAATTAGAAGAAGGCATAATTACTTGTGGTTGGCATGCAGCACAATTTGATTGTAAAACTGGAAAATTGGTAAAATTTCCAGCAAAAATAAGGGATTTAACATCATACAATGTTATCGTAGAATCAGATAGCGTATTTGTAGAGATGTAA
- a CDS encoding UPF0147 family protein gives MADNAQNKESMKEAIDTLNQIVSSNSTPKTIKKSITDLIVDLNNEEYSLSVRAANTISLLDDVTQDPNMPSYVRTQLWQAVSKLESIRE, from the coding sequence ATGGCCGATAACGCTCAGAATAAAGAATCTATGAAAGAAGCAATTGACACGTTAAATCAAATTGTTTCTAGCAATTCAACTCCAAAGACAATAAAAAAATCCATCACAGACTTAATCGTAGATTTGAACAATGAAGAATATTCGTTATCAGTAAGAGCTGCAAATACAATCAGCCTATTAGACGATGTTACACAAGATCCTAACATGCCATCATATGTAAGAACTCAATTATGGCAAGCAGTTTCAAAATTAGAAAGCATAAGAGAATAA
- a CDS encoding SAM-dependent methyltransferase, which produces MKIEEYLETLPENILNGEDVHLPEKSLREIFKFVNLGKNDIFYHLGCGNEKGVKMAINEFNVKKAIGIDNNDEKIQHAKETFEESNRVQFICTSIEDSDISEASVILFWFTDENMINKMMKKFENLKPETKIITIWGPLQDCLPDEVNFPYIINKTPFKRAENLQEQLLSIFGVKCIDFVTAWEFAERYTKSIGMPEIQNDRFLTIIQTLMIWINAKKLGVACGEEIPESIQTYINIMKMHFDIDFEHLLDE; this is translated from the coding sequence TTGAAAATCGAAGAATATTTAGAAACACTTCCTGAGAATATACTTAATGGAGAAGATGTTCATCTTCCAGAAAAATCATTGAGAGAGATTTTCAAGTTTGTGAATTTGGGGAAAAATGATATTTTTTATCATTTAGGTTGCGGAAATGAAAAAGGGGTAAAGATGGCAATTAATGAATTCAATGTAAAAAAGGCCATAGGAATAGACAATAATGATGAAAAAATTCAGCATGCAAAAGAGACTTTTGAAGAGAGTAATCGCGTACAATTCATTTGTACGAGCATAGAGGATTCAGACATTTCAGAAGCATCAGTGATCTTATTTTGGTTTACAGATGAAAACATGATAAATAAAATGATGAAAAAATTTGAGAATCTCAAACCAGAAACAAAAATAATTACGATTTGGGGACCACTTCAGGACTGTCTCCCAGATGAAGTGAATTTTCCATACATCATCAATAAAACACCATTCAAAAGAGCAGAAAATCTACAAGAGCAATTATTATCTATTTTTGGGGTAAAATGTATAGATTTTGTAACAGCATGGGAATTTGCAGAAAGGTATACAAAGTCAATTGGAATGCCTGAGATTCAAAATGATCGATTTTTAACAATAATTCAAACCCTGATGATTTGGATTAATGCAAAAAAGTTAGGGGTGGCATGTGGTGAAGAAATTCCAGAATCCATTCAAACATACATTAACATTATGAAAATGCATTTTGATATTGATTTTGAACACTTGTTGGATGAATAA
- a CDS encoding magnesium transporter CorA family protein — protein MKKGFITKKLRTGKRTLEEDSSQRKIERIQGGKFTWLDLQNPDREQMEKLAQEHNLNSLNVEDCLTKFELQKLDSYDNHFFVILHFPPLSQKVGISKNSQLSIFVGKDFLITVHQGDLNPLVELVELCMGDSDQERKNRLLEKSPGYLLHEIIDVLVDDLLHTSRKIIANLDEMEDRVFDERKSVARSISLLRREINRLRRIANPLKKFVLEIAKNIERYSDKEHEELTLYFDDVIDHIDKVIETLEESRETMEIYKDTDFVLSTEKTNKVLGVLTIIFTLAIPATVIGTFYGMNVNLPGGIGDDVMFLGPFTTFVIVILASAIPAILMFVYFRRLGWISS, from the coding sequence TTGAAAAAAGGATTCATCACTAAAAAATTACGTACAGGAAAAAGAACCCTTGAGGAGGATTCTAGTCAAAGAAAAATTGAGAGAATTCAAGGTGGAAAATTCACATGGTTGGATCTTCAAAATCCAGACAGAGAGCAAATGGAAAAACTGGCTCAAGAACACAATCTAAATTCACTTAATGTAGAAGATTGTTTAACAAAGTTTGAACTCCAAAAATTAGATAGTTATGATAATCATTTCTTTGTAATTCTACATTTTCCTCCACTTTCACAAAAAGTAGGAATATCAAAAAATAGTCAATTGTCCATTTTTGTAGGCAAAGATTTTCTAATCACAGTTCATCAAGGAGATCTTAACCCATTGGTGGAATTGGTTGAATTATGTATGGGTGATTCAGATCAAGAAAGAAAAAACAGACTTTTAGAAAAATCTCCAGGGTATTTGCTACACGAAATAATAGATGTATTAGTAGATGATCTCCTGCACACATCTAGAAAGATTATTGCAAACCTAGATGAAATGGAAGACAGAGTATTTGATGAAAGAAAATCCGTAGCAAGAAGCATCTCACTATTAAGAAGAGAAATTAACAGATTAAGAAGAATTGCCAATCCATTGAAAAAATTTGTTTTAGAAATTGCAAAAAATATTGAAAGATATTCAGATAAAGAACATGAAGAGCTTACACTGTATTTTGACGATGTAATTGATCACATAGACAAAGTAATTGAAACATTAGAAGAATCACGAGAAACTATGGAGATTTACAAAGATACTGACTTTGTGTTAAGTACTGAAAAAACAAACAAGGTGTTAGGAGTATTAACAATTATCTTTACTTTAGCAATCCCAGCAACAGTGATCGGGACATTTTACGGTATGAACGTAAACTTACCAGGAGGAATTGGAGATGATGTTATGTTTCTAGGTCCTTTTACAACATTCGTTATTGTCATACTTGCATCAGCAATACCTGCAATTCTGATGTTCGTATATTTTAGAAGATTGGGCTGGATCAGCAGTTAA
- the fsa gene encoding fructose-6-phosphate aldolase, producing MKIFLDTANLDSIKKFNDMGLLDGITTNPSLMSKEGGNPKNAMEEITKIIKGDVSLEVVSTEYSGMIEEGKRLREYGNNVVVKVPMTPDGLKACKSLSSEGIPVNVTLIFSANQALLAAKSGAKYVSPFIGRLDDIGQDGMKLIADIKEIFKNYPTFKTQILVASVRHPVHVVDAAKIGADVVTLPPAVLDKMLQHPLTKIGLENFLADWEKLKAGNPDVKI from the coding sequence ATGAAGATTTTTCTTGACACTGCCAATTTAGATTCAATTAAAAAATTCAATGATATGGGATTGCTTGATGGAATTACCACCAATCCGTCTTTGATGTCAAAGGAAGGCGGAAATCCAAAGAACGCGATGGAGGAAATTACAAAAATTATCAAAGGTGATGTTAGTCTGGAAGTTGTCAGTACTGAATATTCTGGAATGATTGAAGAAGGTAAGCGACTACGTGAATATGGAAATAATGTTGTTGTTAAAGTTCCTATGACTCCTGATGGACTTAAAGCGTGCAAATCACTTTCCTCTGAAGGAATTCCTGTTAATGTTACATTGATATTTTCTGCAAATCAAGCTTTACTTGCAGCAAAATCTGGTGCAAAATATGTTAGCCCATTTATTGGAAGGCTAGATGATATTGGTCAGGATGGAATGAAACTAATTGCAGATATTAAAGAAATTTTTAAAAATTATCCTACATTTAAAACTCAAATTCTTGTTGCAAGTGTGCGCCATCCTGTACATGTAGTTGATGCTGCAAAAATTGGAGCTGATGTGGTAACTTTACCACCTGCCGTGTTAGATAAGATGTTGCAACATCCCTTGACAAAAATTGGGTTGGAAAATTTTCTTGCAGATTGGGAAAAGCTAAAAGCTGGAAATCCTGATGTTAAAATCTAA
- a CDS encoding transketolase family protein — MNDPIMTDMRSAYSKALVQLGKENPNVVVLGADTTDSLKISDFGKEFPDRFFNVGIAEANLVTISAGLAVSGKISFASTYAIFLPGRAVDQIRNNVAYPSPPGKKGLNVKLVSSHGGLSVGPDGGSHQQIEDIAIMRVIPNFRVLIPADTVAVSKLTQLMAREYGPFYMRMARSKTPLIHSESQEFHIGKGITLRDGSDCAIVACGITVRMALEAADALQHDGISCRVLDMFSIKPLDNELLEKAARETGCMVTTEEHNIFAGMGSAVAESVSESYPVPIKRIGAQDMFGESARDDEVPLLLEKHGITSFNIAKQVKEIRSKKL; from the coding sequence TTGAATGATCCTATAATGACTGATATGCGTTCAGCATATTCTAAAGCACTTGTACAACTTGGAAAAGAAAATCCCAATGTTGTAGTTTTAGGTGCTGATACAACTGATTCACTAAAGATTTCTGATTTTGGAAAAGAATTTCCTGATAGGTTCTTTAATGTAGGTATTGCCGAAGCAAATCTAGTTACAATTTCTGCAGGATTAGCTGTTTCAGGAAAGATCTCTTTTGCAAGTACTTATGCTATATTTTTACCCGGAAGAGCAGTTGATCAAATTCGTAATAATGTTGCATACCCATCACCTCCAGGGAAAAAAGGCCTAAATGTAAAATTAGTTTCATCTCATGGTGGTCTGTCTGTTGGACCTGATGGTGGCTCTCATCAGCAAATTGAAGATATTGCAATAATGAGGGTGATTCCAAATTTCAGAGTTTTAATTCCCGCTGACACTGTGGCCGTTTCTAAATTGACTCAATTAATGGCAAGAGAATATGGTCCTTTTTACATGAGAATGGCAAGATCTAAAACTCCATTGATTCATTCAGAATCTCAAGAATTTCACATTGGAAAGGGAATAACATTACGAGATGGTTCTGATTGCGCTATTGTAGCATGTGGAATTACTGTTAGAATGGCATTAGAGGCAGCTGATGCATTGCAACACGATGGAATCTCATGTAGAGTTTTGGATATGTTTTCAATAAAACCTCTTGATAATGAGTTATTGGAAAAAGCCGCAAGAGAAACTGGTTGTATGGTAACTACTGAAGAACATAATATTTTTGCTGGAATGGGTTCTGCAGTAGCAGAATCTGTTTCTGAATCTTACCCTGTTCCTATCAAGAGAATTGGCGCTCAAGACATGTTTGGGGAATCTGCTAGAGATGATGAGGTTCCTTTACTCTTGGAAAAACATGGAATAACATCTTTTAATATAGCAAAACAAGTCAAAGAAATTAGGAGCAAAAAATTATGA
- a CDS encoding ribulose-phosphate 3-epimerase, whose protein sequence is MGLNYYQIKKNILKARKLVITATNAAGSGHPGGSFSMAEIMGCLFNKHLKFDPQNPQWEDRDRLVLSKGHAAPGLFSNMAVAGYFPESELDTLRKFGSRLQGHPDLKCPGVEFCGGSLGTGLSYSIGIALAAKIDSKNHHIYTIIGDGESDEGQIWEAAMTAAKYKVDNLTAFLDRNFIQQDSYTEKIMPLDEKLEGDNLSEMWKDASRWKTGDKWRSFGWNVIEIDGHRIEQINSAIAKANATKGVPTMIISRTIKGKSVEHMEDNPQWHGKSPDSDVLQIINLELDSQFMIAPSIIAGDMTNLENEIKRCVSGRADYIHLDVMDGQFVPTKTFDHNKIKELRSLTVIPFDSHLMINEPVKHVKDYIDAGSDIITVHAEVTDESSFGEIHDLLKQNQVGVGFAINPETELPEWFYKFIPSLDQLIVMSVVPGKSGQKYIEETHSKMNRLNAVLKEHNFSGYIEADGGINLENIGSVFTDGARVFVGGGAIIGQQDVRSAIRDFRNEVLKSRRRILLDKANELGGIDLVKKWIGLHVVGEKQDQIQRIAKEAGYL, encoded by the coding sequence ATGGGACTCAATTATTATCAAATCAAGAAAAATATTCTTAAAGCCAGAAAATTAGTTATCACGGCAACAAACGCTGCAGGTTCTGGTCATCCTGGTGGTTCTTTCTCAATGGCAGAAATAATGGGATGCTTATTCAATAAACATTTGAAATTTGATCCTCAAAATCCTCAATGGGAAGATCGAGATCGTTTAGTTCTATCCAAAGGCCATGCAGCACCTGGTTTGTTTTCTAATATGGCAGTAGCAGGTTATTTTCCAGAATCTGAGCTTGATACTTTACGAAAATTTGGAAGTAGATTACAGGGGCATCCAGATCTTAAATGTCCTGGCGTAGAATTTTGTGGCGGTTCATTAGGTACTGGATTGTCATATTCTATTGGAATTGCACTGGCTGCAAAAATTGACTCCAAAAATCATCATATTTACACAATTATAGGTGATGGTGAATCTGATGAAGGTCAGATTTGGGAGGCAGCAATGACAGCTGCAAAATACAAAGTTGACAATCTGACTGCTTTTCTTGATAGAAATTTCATTCAACAAGATTCTTACACTGAAAAAATTATGCCCCTTGATGAAAAATTAGAAGGCGATAATCTTTCTGAAATGTGGAAAGATGCTTCAAGATGGAAGACCGGCGATAAATGGAGATCTTTTGGTTGGAACGTAATTGAAATTGACGGTCATCGAATTGAGCAAATTAACTCCGCAATAGCCAAAGCAAATGCTACAAAAGGAGTTCCTACAATGATAATATCTAGAACAATAAAGGGCAAGTCTGTTGAACATATGGAGGATAATCCACAATGGCATGGCAAATCTCCAGACTCTGATGTTCTCCAAATTATTAATCTTGAATTAGATTCTCAATTTATGATTGCTCCATCAATCATTGCAGGCGATATGACAAATTTAGAAAATGAAATCAAAAGATGTGTTTCAGGCAGGGCTGACTATATTCATCTTGATGTGATGGATGGTCAATTTGTTCCAACCAAAACTTTTGATCATAATAAAATAAAAGAACTAAGATCACTTACTGTAATTCCATTTGATTCTCACTTAATGATTAATGAGCCTGTAAAACATGTTAAGGATTACATCGATGCAGGTAGTGACATAATTACAGTTCATGCTGAAGTAACTGATGAATCAAGTTTTGGAGAAATTCATGATTTACTTAAACAAAATCAAGTAGGTGTGGGTTTTGCTATAAATCCAGAAACTGAATTACCTGAATGGTTTTACAAATTCATACCATCACTGGATCAACTAATTGTAATGTCCGTAGTACCCGGAAAATCTGGACAAAAATACATTGAAGAGACGCACTCAAAAATGAATAGATTGAACGCCGTTTTAAAAGAACACAATTTTTCGGGTTATATTGAGGCTGACGGAGGCATAAATCTAGAAAATATTGGTTCTGTATTTACTGATGGAGCACGTGTATTTGTTGGCGGTGGAGCAATTATTGGACAACAAGATGTAAGATCTGCAATTAGAGATTTTAGAAATGAAGTTTTAAAATCTAGACGAAGAATTTTGCTTGATAAAGCAAATGAGTTAGGTGGAATTGATTTAGTGAAAAAATGGATTGGTTTGCATGTGGTAGGAGAAAAACAAGATCAAATTCAAAGAATTGCAAAGGAGGCAGGATATCTTTGA
- a CDS encoding leucyl aminopeptidase, producing the protein MKIKTESSIKKKTDLLCGFVLENSNKVLGLSKIDRKIALSVNQSLKDMEGKLGKLSIIPLPEDKYAKRILLAGLGKKEEWTEDTLRNVSGKIAQKARELKLKEFSIISPPSFEIDPISSISQIIEGSKMALYKFDKFKAEKTENEPNLTIIVSESNKISKAIRTSEIVADGAIFTKSIANLPPNECTPTTLANFAKMISKKNKMKCSVISKLELKKKGFGGISAVGQGSKNEPKLIVLEHNNGPTNQKPIVLVGKAVTFDTGGISLKPGDKMDEMKFDKCGGCTVLGIMKAVSELKLPINVVGIVPSVENMPGGESYRPGDIIKLYSGKTAEILNTDAEGRLILADALSYGEKQFSPKAIIDFATLTGACIIALGTNVAAIVSNDEKLTRKINDASKRTSEEIWELPLNQDYMDMIKSDVADMKNVGIGRAAGTITAAAFLKNAINNTPWIHFDIAGVAWTQTATKEKSYNPKGATGFGVRLILDYLQKLES; encoded by the coding sequence GTGAAAATAAAAACTGAAAGTTCTATAAAAAAGAAAACGGATTTACTTTGTGGATTTGTCCTAGAAAATTCAAACAAAGTGTTAGGACTATCTAAGATTGATAGAAAAATAGCACTGTCAGTAAATCAATCTCTAAAAGACATGGAAGGAAAGTTAGGGAAATTGAGTATCATTCCTTTGCCCGAGGACAAATATGCTAAAAGAATTCTTCTTGCAGGATTAGGAAAAAAAGAAGAATGGACAGAAGATACTTTAAGAAATGTTTCAGGTAAAATTGCACAAAAAGCACGAGAGTTAAAGTTGAAAGAGTTTTCAATAATTTCGCCTCCAAGTTTTGAAATTGATCCAATTTCATCAATTTCTCAAATTATCGAAGGCTCAAAAATGGCTCTGTATAAATTTGATAAATTCAAGGCAGAGAAAACAGAAAATGAACCAAATCTTACAATCATTGTTTCAGAATCAAATAAAATTTCAAAGGCCATCAGAACTTCTGAGATTGTTGCAGATGGTGCAATATTTACCAAAAGTATTGCAAACTTACCCCCAAACGAATGCACTCCGACTACTTTAGCAAACTTTGCAAAAATGATTTCAAAAAAGAACAAAATGAAATGCAGTGTTATTTCTAAACTTGAATTAAAAAAGAAAGGTTTTGGAGGAATTTCTGCAGTTGGACAAGGAAGCAAAAACGAACCAAAACTAATTGTTTTAGAACATAATAATGGACCAACAAATCAAAAGCCTATTGTTCTAGTAGGCAAAGCTGTAACATTTGACACAGGCGGAATCTCATTGAAACCAGGGGATAAAATGGATGAAATGAAATTTGACAAATGTGGTGGATGTACAGTTCTAGGAATTATGAAAGCAGTTTCAGAATTAAAATTGCCAATCAACGTAGTAGGAATAGTTCCTTCAGTGGAGAATATGCCAGGAGGAGAATCATATAGACCAGGCGATATTATAAAATTATACAGTGGAAAAACAGCAGAGATTCTCAATACAGACGCAGAAGGCAGATTGATTTTAGCTGATGCATTGTCATATGGAGAAAAACAATTTTCTCCAAAAGCAATAATTGATTTTGCAACACTTACTGGTGCATGTATTATTGCATTAGGAACCAATGTTGCTGCAATAGTATCAAACGATGAAAAACTAACAAGAAAGATCAACGATGCATCTAAAAGAACAAGTGAGGAAATTTGGGAGCTTCCGCTAAATCAAGACTATATGGATATGATAAAATCAGATGTTGCAGATATGAAAAATGTAGGGATAGGAAGAGCTGCAGGAACCATTACAGCTGCAGCATTTTTGAAAAATGCTATTAATAATACACCATGGATACACTTTGATATTGCAGGAGTTGCGTGGACTCAAACAGCAACTAAAGAAAAGTCATACAATCCAAAAGGTGCAACAGGATTTGGTGTAAGGTTAATTTTAGATTATTTACAAAAATTGGAAAGTTAG